The following proteins are co-located in the Camelina sativa cultivar DH55 chromosome 12, Cs, whole genome shotgun sequence genome:
- the LOC104733624 gene encoding uncharacterized protein LOC104733624, whose translation MSQLAIKFFLLFLVVELSTAYYKPDANKNEKSYLDQPDIDYIRILRETVGGWQQEADSKYGNLRASTNYMKRSLFLQDKVREYVQLWGEWKNHKGYPFYDLRNKIHGNLWPTQYDTCRQFEGTNLLTYLIYGLSAEADMV comes from the coding sequence ATGTCTCAGCTGGCCATAAAATTCTTCCTCCTTTTCCTTGTAGTTGAATTATCAACCGCATATTATAAGCCCGATgccaataaaaatgaaaaaagttaTCTAGATCAACCGGATATTGACTATATCAGGATTTTGAGAGAGACCGTAGGAGGATGGCAACAAGAAGCTGATAGTAAATACGGTAACCTTCGGGCATCTACCAATTACATGAAGCGGTCATTGTTCCTACAAGACAAAGTTCGTGAGTATGTGCAGCTTTGGGGAGAGTGGAAGAATCATAAGGGATATCCATTCTATGACTTGCGGAACAAGATTCACGGTAACTTGTGGCCAACACAGTATGATACTTGTCGTCAATTTGAGGGTACAAATCTTTTAACGTATCTTATATATGGTCTTAGTGCAGAAGCTGACATGGTTTAa
- the LOC104732081 gene encoding uncharacterized protein LOC104732081, whose amino-acid sequence MSLSIKLFIMFLLIECSTAKPIRQRDLDLDIDYSSFFKEMIEGWQREATEKYPFKPDFDNYDGSSFRQYLDQHSANISFFLQGKAQAYVCQWNNWKPYRDLGNKIGVLWPLEDKANCPQIEAMNLLTYMIHGLSRRYNILRLLK is encoded by the coding sequence ATGTCTCTCTCCATAAAACTCTTCATCATGTTCTTATTGATTGAATGTTCCACTGCAAAACCTATACGGCAACGTGATCTAGATCTAGACATTGACTATTCCAGTTTCTTCAAAGAGATGATTGAAGGATGGCAACGTGAAGCAACTGAGAAATACCCTTTTAAGCCAGATTTCGACAACTATGACGGCTCCTCTTTCCGACAATACCTTGACCAACATTCTGCCaacatatctttttttctaCAAGGCAAGGCTCAAGCTTATGTTTGTCAGTGGAACAACTGGAAGCCATACCGTGACTTGGGGAACAAGATAGGTGTGTTGTGGCCATTAGAAGATAAAGCTAATTGTCCTCAAATTGAAGCAATGAATCTCCTGACCTACATGATACATGGCCTGAGTCGTCGTTACAACATTCTACGTTTATTGAAGtaa